The Formosa sp. Hel1_33_131 genome window below encodes:
- a CDS encoding 7-carboxy-7-deazaguanine synthase QueE has translation MLKTEIKSLVNAGKMLPLMEAFYTIQGEGFHKGTAAYFIRIGGCDVGCHWCDVKESWNADLHPPTAISDIAKDAAKDSQTIVVTGGEPLMWDMNPLTAELKSKGMQTHIETSGAYKLTGDWDWICLSPKKLKGPLDEVYQKAHELKVIVYNLDDLKFAEEQAAKVNSNCILYLQPEWSKRDKVTPSIVEYVMKHPKWKVSLQTHKYLNIP, from the coding sequence ATGTTAAAAACCGAAATTAAATCGCTTGTAAACGCTGGTAAAATGCTGCCACTTATGGAGGCATTCTATACCATTCAAGGGGAAGGATTCCACAAAGGAACCGCTGCTTATTTTATAAGAATAGGGGGCTGTGATGTGGGTTGCCATTGGTGCGATGTCAAAGAAAGCTGGAATGCCGATTTACATCCGCCGACTGCAATTTCGGACATTGCTAAGGATGCGGCGAAAGACAGTCAAACCATTGTGGTTACGGGTGGTGAGCCTTTGATGTGGGACATGAATCCATTGACCGCCGAATTAAAATCAAAGGGGATGCAAACGCATATCGAAACGTCTGGGGCGTATAAGCTTACTGGCGACTGGGATTGGATATGTTTGTCTCCTAAAAAATTAAAAGGCCCTTTAGATGAGGTGTATCAAAAAGCACACGAACTGAAAGTGATTGTTTACAATTTGGACGATTTAAAATTTGCGGAAGAACAGGCCGCTAAAGTAAATTCCAACTGTATTTTGTACCTCCAACCGGAGTGGAGCAAGCGCGATAAAGTCACGCCTTCTATCGTTGAGTATGTGATGAAACACCCCAAATGGAAGGTGTCACTTCAGACGCATAAGTATTTGAATATTCCTTAG
- a CDS encoding tetratricopeptide repeat protein, which produces MKNKIIIALISFTGFFGNTQEELIKTLFENKQYDQIISEHSAKVKDYSAKAIYYVGMAYYSKAYHNKPYYKEFLKLMNLSIKKDKTNPRPHFIKGSYFNYIGRFRSAIKSLKKAIKLNPNNSYYLNELGNSHLFIGNNDKAIKLYKHALQKDDPPDYLFTQIAQVYLIKNDIKNALKSFYVAKNNISKETQLYISVLENIAKHERSTKHLDKALIAFKELNKLDPTNIKYYAEIIQVYNAKKDYEKAELHKQKLYENYAKDTVSEYPRTFFCFDKFILKGKRVHGLEQFKATKDKNYKHMFLQINENGKPEIIIRTTILSDSLKSGSPKYVLEMEKNKIHTIFPYKFVENFNYNDLKKTVILIFNKQIKRKKIKVSNRRLFTIRPTLIYN; this is translated from the coding sequence ATGAAGAACAAAATTATTATAGCATTAATTAGTTTTACAGGGTTTTTCGGCAACACTCAAGAAGAGTTGATAAAAACGTTGTTTGAAAACAAACAATATGATCAGATTATATCTGAGCATTCAGCTAAGGTAAAAGACTATTCCGCAAAAGCTATTTATTATGTTGGCATGGCATATTATTCTAAAGCTTATCATAATAAACCCTATTATAAAGAGTTCTTGAAATTAATGAATTTGTCAATAAAAAAAGATAAAACAAATCCTAGGCCTCATTTCATTAAAGGAAGTTATTTTAATTACATAGGGAGGTTCCGTAGCGCCATTAAATCATTAAAAAAAGCGATTAAATTAAACCCAAATAACAGCTACTATTTAAATGAACTTGGTAATTCGCATTTGTTTATAGGCAATAATGATAAAGCGATTAAGCTTTATAAACATGCCCTACAGAAGGATGACCCTCCCGATTACTTATTTACACAGATTGCTCAGGTTTATTTGATAAAAAACGATATTAAAAATGCACTCAAATCCTTTTATGTAGCAAAAAATAATATCTCGAAAGAAACACAACTTTACATTTCTGTTCTTGAAAATATTGCAAAACACGAACGATCAACTAAACACTTAGATAAAGCACTAATTGCGTTTAAAGAATTAAATAAATTAGACCCTACAAATATTAAATATTACGCTGAAATCATACAAGTGTATAACGCTAAAAAGGATTACGAAAAAGCTGAACTCCACAAACAGAAATTATATGAAAACTACGCCAAAGACACTGTAAGTGAATACCCTCGCACATTCTTTTGTTTTGATAAATTTATTTTGAAAGGAAAAAGAGTACATGGTTTGGAGCAATTTAAAGCAACAAAAGACAAAAATTATAAGCATATGTTTCTCCAGATTAATGAAAATGGAAAACCTGAAATTATAATTAGGACAACAATTTTATCTGATTCTCTGAAATCAGGAAGTCCAAAATATGTACTTGAAATGGAAAAGAACAAAATTCATACAATTTTTCCGTACAAATTTGTGGAAAACTTCAACTATAATGACTTAAAAAAAACAGTAATTTTAATTTTTAATAAACAAATCAAGCGAAAAAAAATAAAGGTGAGTAATAGGAGACTCTTTACCATACGCCCTACCTTAATATATAATTAG
- the asnB gene encoding asparagine synthase B, producing the protein MCGIVCAFDLKQKSEILRPQVLEMSKKIRHRGPDWSGIYSDEKTVMSHERLAIVDPASGKQPLLSEDKKLVLAANGEIYNHQDIRKQYEGKYNFQTQSDCEVILALYKDKGVDFVDDLNGIFGFAIYDVEKDEYFIARDHMGIIPLYIGWDQNGTFYVASELKALEGTCSKIELFPPGHYMSSKDGKFVQWYKRDWREYDAVKENETSIAIIKEALEAAVHRQLMSDVPYGVLLSGGLDSSVVSAIAKKYAQKRVESGDETDAWYPQTHSFAVGLEGSPDLAAAQVVADHIGTVHHEIKFTIQEGLDAIKDVIYNIETYDITTIRSSTPMYLMARVIKSMGIKMVLSGEGADEIFGGYLYFHKAPNGQEFHEETVRKLDKLHMYDCLRANKSLAAWGIEGRVPFLDKEFMDVAMRINPQDKMINGERMEKWVIRKAFEDMLPESVAWRQKEQFSDGVGYSWIDTLKEVVDKQVSDEQLANAKFRFPIQTPQNKEEFYYRSIFEEHFPSDAAALSVPQEASVACSTAIALEWDEAFKNMNEPSGRAILNVHDKAYD; encoded by the coding sequence ATGTGTGGAATTGTTTGTGCATTTGATTTAAAACAAAAATCAGAAATTTTAAGACCTCAAGTCCTTGAGATGTCAAAAAAAATAAGACACCGTGGACCGGACTGGAGCGGTATTTATAGCGATGAAAAAACCGTGATGTCGCACGAGCGTTTGGCAATTGTGGATCCTGCGTCTGGGAAACAACCGTTGCTCAGTGAAGACAAAAAACTTGTTTTGGCTGCCAATGGTGAGATTTATAACCATCAAGACATCCGGAAACAATACGAAGGTAAATACAATTTTCAAACCCAAAGTGATTGTGAAGTCATCTTGGCACTTTATAAAGACAAAGGCGTCGATTTTGTGGACGACCTGAACGGAATTTTTGGCTTTGCGATTTACGATGTCGAAAAAGACGAATACTTTATTGCTCGTGACCACATGGGAATCATTCCTTTGTATATAGGCTGGGATCAAAATGGCACCTTTTATGTGGCTTCAGAATTAAAAGCCTTGGAAGGAACCTGTTCTAAAATTGAGTTGTTTCCACCCGGACATTATATGTCTAGTAAAGACGGGAAATTTGTACAATGGTACAAAAGAGATTGGAGAGAATATGATGCCGTAAAAGAAAACGAAACAAGTATTGCGATAATTAAAGAAGCATTAGAAGCAGCGGTGCACAGACAATTAATGAGTGATGTGCCTTATGGTGTGTTGCTATCCGGTGGTTTGGATTCGTCCGTGGTATCTGCAATAGCAAAAAAATATGCTCAAAAGCGTGTGGAATCTGGTGATGAAACGGATGCTTGGTATCCGCAAACACACTCCTTTGCGGTAGGATTAGAAGGCTCTCCAGATTTGGCAGCGGCACAAGTGGTTGCAGATCATATTGGAACCGTACATCATGAAATTAAATTCACCATTCAAGAAGGATTGGATGCCATTAAAGATGTGATTTATAATATAGAAACGTACGATATTACCACCATTCGTTCTTCAACGCCAATGTATTTAATGGCAAGAGTTATTAAGTCTATGGGAATTAAGATGGTATTGTCTGGTGAAGGAGCCGATGAGATTTTTGGAGGCTATTTGTATTTTCATAAAGCCCCTAATGGTCAAGAATTTCATGAAGAAACAGTTCGTAAATTAGATAAGTTACACATGTACGATTGTTTGCGCGCCAACAAAAGTTTAGCGGCTTGGGGCATTGAAGGACGTGTACCATTTTTAGACAAAGAATTTATGGATGTCGCAATGCGCATCAACCCACAAGATAAAATGATCAATGGCGAACGCATGGAAAAATGGGTCATTAGAAAAGCCTTTGAAGATATGTTGCCCGAAAGTGTAGCATGGCGTCAAAAAGAACAATTTAGCGATGGCGTTGGCTATAGCTGGATTGATACCTTAAAAGAAGTAGTTGATAAACAGGTTTCTGATGAACAATTGGCAAATGCTAAATTCAGGTTTCCAATTCAAACCCCACAAAACAAAGAAGAATTTTATTACCGTTCCATTTTCGAAGAACATTTTCCAAGTGATGCCGCTGCTTTAAGTGTGCCGCAAGAGGCAAGTGTCGCTTGTAGTACAGCTATTGCTCTAGAATGGGATGAAGCCTTTAAAAACATGAACGAACCTTCTGGAAGAGCAATTCTAAATGTGCATGACAAAGCTTACGACTAG
- the gyrB gene encoding DNA topoisomerase (ATP-hydrolyzing) subunit B — protein sequence MSEEVNKSSYSADSIQALEGMEHVRMRPSMYIGDVGLRGLHHLVYEVIDNSIDEALAGHCDKITVIINEDNSITTEDNGRGIPVDIHKKEGVSALEVVMTKIGAGGKFDKDSYKVSGGLHGVGVSCVNALSEHLKATVFRDGKVYEQEYERGKAMYPVKQVGETDRRGTTVTFRPDPQIFTQTLVYVYDTLASRLRELAFLNKGITVVLVDEREKDEKGEFVGETFHSTEGLSEFIKYLDSNRDPIMKSVIAFEGEKNGVPVEVAMIYNTSYAENLHSYVNNINTHEGGTHLSGFRRGLTHTLKKYADESGMLDKLKFDIAGDDFREGLTAIISVKVQEPQFEGQTKTKLGNREVSASVSQAVSEMLTNYLEENPDDAKIIVQKVILAAQARHAAQKARDMVQRKSVMSIGGLPGKLSDCSEQDPTKCEIYLVEGDSAGGTAKMGRDRAFQAILPLRGKILNVEKAMTHKVFENEEIKNIFTALGVTIGTEEDPRALNLSKLRYHKIVIMCDADIDGSHIETLILTFFFRYMKELIENGHIYIATPPLFLVKKGAKKEYAWNDEERLALMEQYGDGAKIQRYKGLGEMNAIQLWDTTMNPEFRTLRQIQIDNGTEADRIFSMLMGDDVPPRREFIEKNAIYANIDA from the coding sequence ATGAGCGAAGAAGTTAATAAAAGTAGTTATTCGGCAGATAGTATTCAGGCCTTAGAAGGAATGGAACATGTGCGTATGCGTCCGTCCATGTATATTGGAGATGTAGGTTTGAGAGGATTGCACCACTTGGTGTATGAGGTGATTGACAACTCGATCGATGAAGCTTTGGCAGGTCACTGTGATAAAATTACCGTGATTATCAATGAAGATAATTCCATCACAACGGAAGATAATGGTCGTGGTATCCCTGTAGATATTCACAAAAAAGAAGGCGTTTCTGCTTTGGAAGTTGTGATGACTAAGATTGGGGCTGGTGGTAAATTTGATAAAGATTCTTATAAAGTTTCTGGGGGTTTACACGGAGTTGGTGTCAGTTGTGTGAATGCACTCTCTGAGCATTTAAAAGCAACGGTTTTCAGAGATGGAAAAGTTTATGAGCAAGAATACGAACGCGGTAAAGCGATGTATCCTGTGAAGCAAGTCGGGGAAACTGATAGAAGAGGAACGACGGTTACTTTTAGACCCGATCCTCAAATATTTACACAGACTTTAGTATATGTATATGATACCTTAGCGAGTCGTTTAAGAGAGTTGGCGTTTTTGAATAAAGGCATTACCGTTGTGCTTGTTGATGAAAGAGAAAAAGACGAAAAAGGCGAATTTGTGGGTGAGACGTTTCATTCTACCGAAGGACTTTCAGAGTTTATCAAATATTTGGACAGCAACCGTGATCCGATCATGAAAAGCGTCATTGCTTTTGAAGGGGAGAAAAACGGAGTTCCTGTAGAAGTTGCGATGATTTATAACACCTCTTATGCGGAGAATTTACATTCCTATGTAAATAATATTAATACCCATGAAGGAGGAACCCACTTATCTGGTTTCCGTCGGGGACTGACCCATACATTAAAAAAATATGCCGATGAATCGGGGATGTTAGACAAGCTTAAGTTTGACATTGCAGGGGATGATTTCCGTGAAGGATTGACTGCTATTATTTCTGTAAAAGTTCAAGAACCACAATTTGAAGGACAGACCAAAACCAAGTTAGGAAACAGAGAAGTATCTGCTTCCGTGAGTCAGGCCGTTTCAGAAATGCTGACCAACTATTTAGAGGAAAATCCGGACGATGCTAAAATCATTGTTCAAAAAGTGATCCTTGCAGCGCAAGCCCGTCATGCAGCCCAAAAGGCACGTGACATGGTGCAACGTAAATCCGTTATGAGTATTGGAGGCTTGCCTGGGAAACTGAGTGACTGTTCAGAACAAGATCCTACAAAATGTGAAATTTATCTAGTTGAGGGAGATTCGGCAGGTGGAACCGCAAAAATGGGACGGGATAGAGCTTTTCAAGCGATTTTGCCATTAAGAGGTAAGATTTTGAACGTCGAAAAAGCAATGACTCATAAGGTGTTTGAAAATGAAGAAATCAAAAACATATTCACGGCTTTAGGGGTGACCATTGGAACCGAAGAAGATCCCAGAGCGCTGAACCTTTCAAAATTAAGATACCATAAAATTGTGATTATGTGTGATGCCGATATTGATGGTAGCCACATTGAAACACTTATTTTGACCTTCTTTTTTAGATACATGAAAGAATTGATCGAAAACGGTCATATTTACATCGCCACGCCTCCTTTGTTTTTAGTGAAGAAAGGAGCCAAAAAAGAATATGCATGGAATGATGAAGAGCGTTTGGCGCTGATGGAGCAATATGGCGATGGTGCAAAAATTCAACGTTATAAAGGTCTTGGAGAAATGAATGCCATACAACTTTGGGACACCACCATGAATCCAGAGTTTAGAACCTTACGTCAAATTCAAATTGACAATGGAACCGAAGCCGATCGTATCTTCTCAATGTTGATGGGAGACGATGTGCCGCCAAGAAGAGAATTCATCGAGAAAAATGCAATTTATGCCAATATCGATGCTTAA
- a CDS encoding DUF6588 family protein produces MKRIIIFCAFLFGVNVSSAQNLGDVILGSDDASTLLQNYLSPAMKGLMSSMNGGWYSTAKTHKKLGFDITFGLNASFTPDKDKVFEFIADDYNFISLVDGGSTSIPTVLGKDNTNTAFNVSIPYQGGNFKSGTFELPGGIAKDLPASAVPAPFVQVGLGLPFKTTIKLRYVPKTGFASKVNANLIGVGLQHDLTQYLGLIGKLPFSVSLLGAYTSATIDYTIQNGDLSNQVSVTNGLAQFKVKTWTVQALGSLDFQIVTLYGGIGFNGGTSTFKVNGDYDLTYQEVSSSRLDQGTTNTESISDPISLKFKSTGTRATLGARLNLTFFKIFADYTLQEYNTATLGFAFSFR; encoded by the coding sequence ATGAAAAGAATAATTATTTTTTGTGCATTCCTTTTTGGAGTGAATGTGTCAAGTGCTCAGAATCTTGGAGATGTCATACTCGGATCGGACGATGCCAGTACCTTACTTCAAAATTACCTCAGCCCAGCAATGAAAGGGTTGATGAGTAGTATGAATGGCGGTTGGTATTCCACAGCAAAAACACACAAAAAACTCGGGTTTGATATTACCTTCGGACTCAATGCGTCTTTCACGCCAGACAAAGACAAGGTGTTTGAATTTATAGCCGATGACTATAATTTTATATCTCTTGTGGATGGAGGAAGCACAAGCATTCCAACCGTTTTAGGAAAAGACAATACGAACACAGCGTTCAATGTGTCTATTCCTTACCAAGGGGGTAACTTTAAATCGGGGACATTTGAATTGCCTGGTGGCATCGCAAAAGATTTGCCAGCCAGTGCTGTTCCAGCCCCTTTTGTTCAAGTTGGACTCGGACTGCCTTTTAAAACAACCATTAAATTAAGGTATGTTCCCAAAACCGGTTTTGCTTCAAAAGTGAACGCCAATTTAATTGGGGTAGGACTTCAGCATGATCTCACACAATACCTTGGACTCATAGGAAAACTTCCGTTTTCTGTCTCTCTTTTAGGAGCATATACATCGGCAACGATTGATTATACGATTCAAAATGGGGATTTATCAAATCAGGTTTCTGTAACAAACGGACTGGCTCAGTTTAAAGTAAAAACGTGGACAGTACAAGCATTAGGATCTTTAGATTTTCAAATCGTGACCCTTTATGGAGGGATTGGTTTCAATGGCGGAACGTCCACATTTAAAGTCAATGGAGATTATGATCTCACATATCAGGAAGTATCTTCTTCTAGGTTAGATCAAGGAACAACTAACACGGAATCCATTTCAGACCCTATTAGTCTGAAATTCAAATCGACGGGAACGCGTGCTACACTTGGAGCCCGTTTAAATCTTACCTTTTTTAAGATTTTTGCGGATTACACTTTACAAGAATACAATACTGCGACCCTTGGGTTTGCTTTTAGTTTTAGATAA
- the mdh gene encoding malate dehydrogenase yields MKITVVGAGAVGASCAEYIAIKNFASEVVLLDIKEGYAEGKAMDLMQCASLNGFDTKITGSTNDYSKTANSDICVITSGIPRKPGMTREELIGINAGIVKTVSTSLVEHSPNTVLIVVSNPMDTMTYLAHKVTGLPKHKIIGMGGALDSARFKYRLAEALGAPISDVDGMVIGGHSDVGMVPLTSHATRNSIKVSEFISNERLEQVKEDTKVGGATLTKLLGTSAWYAPGAAVSGLVQAIACDQKKIFPCSVLLDGEFGLSDLCIGVPVVLGANGIEKIVEIKLSDSEKAHLHTSAEGVKKTNSLLDV; encoded by the coding sequence ATGAAAATAACAGTAGTAGGTGCTGGCGCAGTTGGAGCAAGTTGCGCAGAATACATCGCCATTAAAAATTTTGCTTCCGAAGTTGTTTTATTAGATATCAAAGAAGGCTATGCCGAAGGAAAAGCGATGGACTTGATGCAATGTGCATCACTCAATGGTTTTGACACAAAAATCACGGGTTCTACCAATGATTACAGTAAAACAGCAAATAGTGATATTTGTGTCATCACATCAGGAATTCCAAGAAAACCAGGAATGACCCGTGAAGAACTCATAGGAATCAATGCTGGGATTGTAAAAACAGTCTCCACAAGTTTGGTAGAGCACTCTCCAAATACCGTGCTAATTGTTGTGAGCAATCCAATGGATACCATGACCTATCTTGCACATAAAGTGACAGGATTGCCGAAGCATAAAATTATTGGAATGGGTGGGGCATTGGACTCAGCACGTTTCAAATACAGATTGGCTGAAGCTTTAGGCGCTCCAATTAGCGATGTAGATGGTATGGTTATCGGTGGTCATAGTGATGTTGGAATGGTGCCTTTGACGTCGCATGCAACACGAAACAGTATCAAAGTTTCAGAATTCATTTCAAACGAACGCTTAGAGCAAGTTAAAGAAGACACCAAAGTTGGTGGAGCAACCTTAACGAAACTTTTAGGAACCTCCGCTTGGTATGCACCTGGTGCCGCCGTGAGTGGATTGGTACAAGCGATTGCTTGTGATCAGAAAAAAATATTCCCATGTTCTGTATTATTAGATGGGGAGTTCGGTTTGTCTGATTTGTGTATTGGTGTGCCCGTTGTTTTAGGAGCCAATGGTATTGAAAAAATCGTTGAAATTAAACTAAGCGATAGCGAAAAAGCCCATTTACATACCAGCGCCGAAGGGGTTAAAAAAACAAATTCATTACTAGACGTGTAG
- the secDF gene encoding protein translocase subunit SecDF, translating to MQNKGLVKLFALLFGLVSIYQLSFSFKANQIEDNAKQFAIENVADTETDYDAKRALAQVTYLDSLKNEEVYNIGIAQYNFDEVKEKAMNLGLDLKGGISVILQISVKDILVGLANNSKDPVFRKALSDAEELQKDSQDTYLEDFFVAFEAIQGDTKLASPDIFANRTLSEVITFDMTDDEVKPVLSLKIDESIVSAFEVLRKRIDKFGVTQPNIQRIGNTGRILVELPGAKDKERVKGLLQSTAQLEFWDAFKGEEFGTFIFQANETLKEIVETSTTEVESNATETTDDAISDIIGDTDAETGDTGEVNPLIDLIRSPGYNGGPVIASFDRKDKQLVTDYLNNPQVRALLSPEQRYAKFVWGIPQVQQTTGEDSQSIELVELYALKGNRDNEPPLSGAVITDASQAYQQNGNPSVSMQMNLKGAKVWEDMTGNAFNTAGQIAIVLDEIVYSAPGVTTGPISGGNSEISGSFTLNEAVDLANVLRAGKLPASADIVQAEEVGPSLGQEAIDSGMKSFLIALALVLLWMVFYYGKAGIYSDIALVLNIILIFGILSGLGAVLTLPGIAGIVLTIGIAVDANVLIYERVREELFKGKGQKESIKDGFNNALSSILDANITTGLTALILYVFGTGPIKGFATTLLIGILTSLFTAIFISRLLIDWHLNRGGKLEFSTGMTKGLFRSINIEFLKKRKIAYLISGTIIIAGLGSLFTTGLDQGIDFVGGRTYTVRFAQDMNTEEVKTALNDVFNSAEVKTIGSANQLKISTKYKVDENSAEVDQEIQEKLYGALVPFLPDGTTYKQFIDADNNVGKMYASKVSPTIADDIKKSSVWAVLGSLIVVFLYILIRFKKWQFSLGAVAAVFHDVLIVLGIFSISWRFLPFSMEIDQAFIAAILTVIGYSLNDTVVVFDRIREYLNEHTSWKFEKVVNSALSSTLSRTLNTSLTTLVVLLAMFTFGADSLRGLLFALIVGVLVGTYSSLFIATPIMHDTLKRLDKKED from the coding sequence ATGCAAAATAAAGGACTCGTAAAATTATTTGCGCTTCTATTTGGCTTGGTAAGTATTTACCAATTATCATTTAGTTTTAAAGCAAATCAAATAGAAGATAATGCTAAGCAGTTTGCTATCGAAAATGTAGCAGATACTGAAACCGATTATGACGCTAAACGCGCGCTTGCACAAGTCACGTATTTAGACTCGTTGAAAAATGAGGAAGTTTATAACATCGGAATTGCTCAGTATAATTTTGATGAAGTAAAAGAAAAAGCCATGAATCTTGGTTTGGATCTTAAAGGAGGTATCAGTGTCATTCTTCAGATTTCTGTAAAAGATATTCTTGTTGGATTGGCAAACAATAGTAAAGACCCTGTGTTTAGAAAAGCATTGAGTGATGCCGAAGAACTTCAGAAGGACAGTCAAGACACCTATTTAGAAGACTTTTTTGTAGCGTTTGAAGCGATTCAAGGCGACACCAAATTGGCATCTCCAGATATTTTCGCGAATCGTACCTTAAGCGAAGTGATTACGTTTGACATGACAGATGATGAGGTCAAGCCTGTATTGTCACTCAAAATAGACGAATCGATTGTATCGGCTTTTGAAGTCCTTCGTAAACGTATTGATAAGTTTGGAGTCACCCAACCAAACATTCAGCGAATTGGAAATACTGGACGTATTCTGGTTGAATTGCCAGGAGCCAAAGATAAAGAACGTGTCAAAGGATTGTTACAAAGTACAGCTCAGTTAGAGTTTTGGGATGCCTTTAAAGGAGAAGAGTTTGGAACTTTTATTTTTCAAGCCAATGAAACTTTAAAAGAAATTGTGGAAACTTCTACAACAGAAGTTGAATCCAATGCCACTGAAACAACTGACGATGCAATTTCTGATATCATTGGAGATACCGATGCTGAAACAGGAGATACAGGAGAAGTAAACCCGTTGATCGATTTAATTCGTTCACCAGGCTATAATGGCGGACCCGTCATCGCTTCTTTTGATCGAAAAGACAAACAACTCGTTACAGACTACTTAAACAACCCACAAGTTCGTGCGCTCTTATCACCAGAACAACGTTACGCAAAATTTGTATGGGGAATTCCTCAAGTTCAACAAACCACAGGAGAAGACTCTCAAAGTATTGAATTGGTTGAGTTATACGCCTTAAAAGGAAACAGAGACAACGAACCACCATTGAGTGGAGCCGTTATTACAGATGCAAGTCAAGCCTACCAACAAAACGGAAACCCAAGTGTGTCCATGCAAATGAACCTCAAAGGGGCTAAAGTATGGGAAGATATGACAGGCAATGCGTTTAATACTGCAGGTCAGATCGCCATTGTTTTAGATGAAATTGTATATTCTGCACCAGGAGTGACTACAGGGCCTATTTCTGGAGGAAACTCTGAAATATCAGGTTCATTCACCTTAAATGAAGCAGTCGATTTAGCAAACGTATTACGTGCGGGTAAACTTCCAGCGTCTGCAGATATCGTACAAGCAGAAGAAGTAGGGCCTTCTTTAGGTCAAGAAGCGATTGACAGTGGAATGAAATCATTCTTAATTGCTTTGGCATTGGTTCTTTTATGGATGGTGTTTTACTACGGAAAAGCAGGAATTTACTCTGACATCGCATTGGTATTAAACATTATTTTAATCTTCGGAATTCTTTCTGGATTGGGTGCTGTTTTAACATTGCCTGGAATTGCAGGTATTGTATTAACCATTGGTATTGCGGTAGATGCAAACGTTCTTATTTACGAACGTGTTCGAGAAGAGTTATTTAAAGGAAAAGGTCAAAAAGAATCTATCAAAGATGGATTTAATAACGCCCTGTCTTCCATTTTAGATGCCAATATCACCACAGGATTAACAGCCTTAATTTTATATGTATTTGGAACAGGGCCGATCAAAGGGTTTGCAACGACTCTTTTAATTGGTATTTTAACCTCTTTATTTACAGCGATTTTTATCTCAAGATTATTGATCGACTGGCATTTGAACCGTGGTGGAAAATTAGAATTCTCAACAGGAATGACCAAAGGTCTATTCCGTTCTATTAATATTGAATTTCTTAAGAAACGTAAAATAGCCTATTTAATTTCTGGAACAATTATCATTGCAGGACTTGGGTCGTTATTCACAACAGGATTAGATCAGGGTATTGATTTTGTGGGAGGAAGAACATATACCGTTCGTTTTGCACAAGACATGAACACGGAAGAAGTTAAAACGGCATTGAATGACGTCTTTAATAGTGCTGAGGTCAAAACAATCGGTAGTGCGAATCAATTAAAAATTTCTACGAAATACAAGGTTGACGAAAATTCAGCAGAAGTAGATCAAGAAATTCAAGAAAAATTATACGGAGCTTTGGTACCATTTTTACCAGACGGAACCACTTATAAGCAGTTTATAGATGCCGATAATAATGTTGGTAAAATGTATGCAAGTAAAGTAAGTCCAACCATTGCGGATGATATTAAAAAATCTTCTGTGTGGGCAGTTTTAGGATCTTTAATTGTAGTATTCCTTTATATCTTAATCCGATTCAAAAAATGGCAATTTTCATTAGGCGCCGTAGCAGCAGTATTTCATGATGTCTTAATCGTGCTAGGGATCTTCTCAATTTCTTGGAGATTCTTACCTTTCAGTATGGAAATCGATCAAGCATTTATTGCGGCGATTTTGACGGTGATTGGTTACTCCTTAAATGATACCGTGGTTGTATTTGATAGAATTAGAGAATACTTAAATGAGCATACAAGTTGGAAATTTGAAAAAGTGGTCAACAGTGCATTGAGTAGTACTTTAAGTCGTACTTTAAACACTTCCTTAACAACTTTAGTGGTGTTATTAGCGATGTTTACATTTGGAGCAGATTCCTTAAGAGGATTGTTGTTTGCCCTTATTGTAGGGGTGCTTGTAGGAACCTACTCTTCCTTATTCATTGCAACGCCAATCATGCACGATACACTGAAGCGTTTAGACAAAAAAGAAGACTAA